One Vibrio gallaecicus genomic region harbors:
- a CDS encoding LysR family transcriptional regulator produces the protein MLNPLWLHTFKTLVDVGHFTQTAEKLYMTQPGVSQHIKKLEHACNHPLITRENKSFELTEQGRIIYQYAIKIAKDEHALFESLCFDNPYSGQCLLSCSGSLSLLLYPKLLDLQKEHSEMYFHLEAAPNHKVLNDIQQGSIELGIVTHIPSSSLFQNEIIGKEALCLVLPKSYEGQAVTSELLFSVGLICHPDSHHYLSLYFDLCGDEELSKININSLPKAGYINQLHQILVPISKGLGFTVLPESAVRNFPQAENLYIAPPTKKVEEALYLVQKRNRELPHRYNTLIDKIKQVLK, from the coding sequence ATGCTTAACCCTCTTTGGTTACACACATTCAAAACTCTAGTTGATGTTGGTCATTTCACTCAGACCGCAGAAAAACTCTACATGACTCAACCGGGTGTGAGCCAGCATATCAAGAAGCTAGAACATGCTTGTAATCACCCTTTAATTACAAGAGAAAACAAGAGTTTTGAACTGACCGAACAGGGTCGAATAATCTATCAATACGCCATTAAAATCGCTAAAGATGAGCACGCTCTATTCGAATCATTATGTTTTGATAACCCTTATTCAGGCCAATGTTTATTATCGTGCTCTGGGTCTTTGTCTTTATTGCTCTATCCCAAGTTATTGGATTTGCAAAAAGAACATTCCGAAATGTATTTCCACCTTGAAGCTGCGCCAAACCACAAAGTGTTGAACGACATTCAACAAGGCAGCATTGAGCTTGGCATAGTCACACACATACCCAGTAGCAGCTTATTTCAAAATGAAATTATCGGAAAAGAAGCCCTGTGCTTAGTCCTACCTAAATCCTATGAGGGACAAGCTGTAACATCGGAGTTATTGTTTTCTGTTGGTTTGATCTGCCACCCCGATTCTCATCACTATCTATCGCTTTATTTTGATTTGTGTGGCGATGAAGAGCTATCAAAGATAAACATAAATTCGCTACCAAAAGCTGGTTATATCAACCAACTACACCAAATTCTGGTACCGATATCTAAAGGCTTAGGTTTCACGGTTCTACCTGAAAGTGCTGTTAGAAACTTCCCTCAAGCAGAAAACCTTTATATCGCTCCTCCAACTAAAAAGGTGGAAGAAGCTCTATATTTGGTACAGAAACGAAATAGAGAACTCCCTCACCGTTACAACACTCTTATAGATAAAATTAAACAAGTACTGAAATAG
- a CDS encoding aspartate/glutamate racemase family protein, with product MKTIGMLGGMSWESTSNYYREINQLVKAQLGGFNSAKIVMYSVNFEEIEKLQTAGEWDKTGIILSNAALSLKAAGADFLMICTNTMHKVANQVEQETGLPLLHIADATGEQLKAQGISKVGLLGTAFTMEQQFYKGRLQEKFGIEVIVPNGVQRKLVHGVIYNELVQGVLNNRSRNDFITVINDLQESGAEAVILGCTEIAMLVNQNDTKVPLFDTTEIHAQAAVDYALS from the coding sequence ATGAAAACAATTGGCATGCTAGGTGGAATGAGTTGGGAGTCTACATCAAATTATTATCGTGAAATTAACCAGTTAGTCAAAGCTCAACTGGGTGGTTTCAATTCTGCCAAAATTGTTATGTACAGCGTAAATTTTGAAGAGATTGAAAAATTACAAACAGCAGGTGAATGGGATAAAACCGGTATAATTCTTAGTAATGCGGCTCTTTCACTGAAAGCGGCAGGTGCTGATTTTTTAATGATTTGCACGAATACAATGCATAAAGTCGCGAATCAAGTGGAACAAGAAACCGGGTTACCACTTTTACATATAGCTGATGCGACTGGCGAGCAGTTAAAAGCACAAGGTATTAGCAAGGTTGGTTTGTTAGGTACTGCATTTACAATGGAACAACAGTTCTACAAAGGTCGTTTACAAGAAAAGTTTGGTATTGAAGTCATCGTACCTAATGGTGTTCAGCGTAAGCTAGTTCATGGAGTGATTTATAACGAATTGGTTCAAGGTGTTTTAAATAACCGATCAAGAAATGATTTCATTACGGTGATAAACGACCTACAGGAAAGTGGTGCAGAGGCAGTAATCTTAGGTTGTACTGAAATTGCTATGTTGGTGAATCAGAATGATACGAAAGTTCCTTTGTTCGATACTACCGAAATACATGCTCAGGCGGCCGTTGACTACGCATTAAGCTAA
- a CDS encoding polysaccharide lyase family 7 protein — translation MKQTLALTGAILLAMPALADVANNGVDSPVPADKFDMRNWKITIPSDINEDGKVDEIEGVAMMSYSHSDFFHLDKNGHLVFEVHNKAITTKNSKNARSELRQMPRGANFDNILTDGKLNQWALSSHPEADQYSAVGGTLEATLQVNHVSLHAKHPEKYPAHSVVVGQIHAKKHKDQIKAKTGYGHGNEPLKIFYKKFPDQEYGSVFWNYERNLEKKDPNRADIAYPVWGNTWENPAEPGKAGIALGEDFSYRVEVKGTMMHLTFETARHNTVTYDIDLSKGVDDKDHPTGYAADDFYYKAGAYGQCSVQDSHPVWGPGCEGTGDFAVDKKNGDYNSVTFSALKLNGK, via the coding sequence ATGAAACAAACTCTTGCTCTGACTGGTGCTATTTTACTTGCTATGCCTGCATTGGCAGATGTTGCTAATAACGGTGTGGATTCCCCAGTTCCTGCTGATAAATTTGATATGCGTAACTGGAAAATTACGATTCCTTCAGACATCAATGAAGATGGTAAAGTCGATGAAATTGAAGGCGTAGCAATGATGAGCTACTCTCATTCAGACTTCTTCCACCTAGATAAGAACGGGCATCTTGTCTTTGAAGTGCATAACAAAGCGATCACGACTAAAAATTCAAAGAATGCGCGTTCTGAACTGCGTCAAATGCCTCGTGGTGCTAATTTTGATAACATTCTTACTGACGGCAAGCTGAACCAGTGGGCTCTTTCTAGCCACCCAGAAGCGGATCAATACAGCGCAGTAGGCGGCACTTTAGAGGCAACGCTTCAGGTTAACCATGTTTCTCTGCATGCAAAACACCCTGAAAAATATCCAGCGCACTCTGTAGTTGTAGGACAAATACACGCTAAAAAGCACAAAGATCAGATCAAAGCTAAAACTGGATATGGACACGGTAACGAGCCTCTTAAGATTTTCTACAAGAAGTTTCCAGACCAAGAATACGGTTCAGTTTTCTGGAACTACGAACGTAACCTAGAGAAGAAAGATCCAAACCGTGCGGATATTGCTTACCCAGTATGGGGCAACACTTGGGAAAACCCAGCTGAGCCAGGAAAAGCAGGTATTGCTCTAGGTGAAGACTTTAGCTATCGAGTAGAAGTTAAGGGCACAATGATGCACCTAACTTTCGAAACGGCGAGGCACAATACAGTGACTTACGACATTGACTTAAGTAAAGGTGTGGATGATAAAGATCACCCAACAGGTTATGCAGCAGATGACTTCTACTACAAAGCGGGTGCATACGGTCAATGTAGCGTACAAGATTCTCACCCAGTATGGGGACCTGGTTGTGAAGGTACGGGTGATTTTGCTGTTGATAAGAAGAATGGTGACTACAACAGTGTGACGTTCTCTGCTTTGAAGTTGAACGGTAAGTAA
- a CDS encoding MFS transporter: MNRNVWLLSLCQALLMTGNILLISVIGLIGKQIAPSTSMITLPVALQFLGLMAATIPASLISGKLGRKRGFSIGNMVGITGASLATYALYQQQFYLFCFATFLLGIGIGFGTLYRFAAIEVCDENARHRAISISMAGGVLAAVLGPNLAIMSQEWSQDGLYIGAFASLILLNIFALIILQTIQFPETSYHSSREKSDSIGEIVKAPNFIVAVFAAMVSYAVMNILMTATPLAMIGCGFNFTKAAGVIEWHVLGMFVPAFFTGRLIEKFGARHVILVGGLLFVACIAINIHGQSIWHFRVSLVLLGVGWNFMFIAATGMFSQAYKEKNKAKAQAFNEFVVFSCVTVTALLSGWLESTVGWQNLNLYVLPFVLMVIVIFAVNAKQSRVTA; encoded by the coding sequence ATGAATAGAAATGTTTGGTTATTATCGCTTTGCCAAGCACTGCTAATGACAGGAAACATATTGTTGATTTCCGTGATTGGATTAATTGGCAAACAGATTGCACCGAGCACCAGTATGATTACATTGCCTGTTGCATTGCAGTTTCTTGGTTTGATGGCTGCCACTATCCCTGCATCCTTGATATCCGGAAAATTAGGGCGTAAACGGGGTTTTAGTATTGGTAACATGGTCGGGATTACAGGTGCGAGCCTTGCGACCTATGCTTTATATCAGCAGCAATTTTACCTATTTTGTTTTGCTACATTTTTGCTGGGTATCGGTATTGGTTTTGGCACGCTTTATCGTTTTGCGGCTATTGAGGTTTGCGATGAAAATGCACGACACCGGGCAATATCCATATCTATGGCTGGTGGAGTATTAGCGGCTGTTTTAGGACCTAACTTAGCTATTATGTCGCAAGAATGGTCACAGGACGGTTTATACATAGGCGCTTTTGCTTCACTTATCCTTTTGAATATTTTCGCTCTAATCATTCTACAAACGATTCAATTTCCCGAAACCTCATATCATTCCTCTCGAGAAAAATCAGACTCGATTGGTGAGATTGTAAAAGCACCGAACTTTATTGTCGCCGTTTTTGCAGCAATGGTTTCCTACGCGGTAATGAATATTCTCATGACAGCAACACCACTTGCGATGATTGGCTGTGGGTTTAATTTTACGAAAGCGGCAGGGGTGATTGAATGGCACGTATTGGGCATGTTTGTACCTGCTTTCTTTACGGGGCGACTAATTGAAAAGTTTGGAGCACGACATGTGATATTAGTTGGTGGATTACTGTTTGTTGCATGTATTGCTATCAATATACACGGTCAATCTATTTGGCACTTTAGAGTTTCTCTAGTATTGCTTGGGGTGGGTTGGAACTTCATGTTTATAGCCGCGACAGGTATGTTTAGCCAAGCATACAAGGAAAAGAACAAAGCTAAAGCACAAGCGTTTAATGAGTTTGTCGTGTTTAGCTGCGTCACGGTTACTGCACTTTTATCTGGTTGGCTTGAATCGACCGTTGGTTGGCAAAACTTGAATCTTTATGTCCTGCCGTTTGTGCTAATGGTCATTGTAATCTTTGCAGTGAATGCTAAGCAGTCTCGCGTTACGGCTTAA
- a CDS encoding glutathione synthase, translating to MNTNKNQFISQQVIEDVCEWEIMHGVAFRQDDNTARHVPFSITPMTMERPVYSHLLAVTPLIAKLVSNVSEDHEFLQESLRDMAKADPFFGRLIELHQQAYGDVSQSDEAARQSLLLMRTDFMDDRQHGAKVIEFNGIAAGMGPFGQRATELHRFVKDQWNDVYNTWLEDDSAVPADNQALEQLAHGIATATNKVKMHFSALDDANDQQKPTFLMIVQKGEDNVYDQHLLEVALRNLGVRTVRRTFDQLSTQLSSGENKRLILNGVGAIDTVYLRAGYQYSDYWAPDLNEPICCHTLSQTRLFIEKHYVAMNATISQQLATSKSMQMLLTIMPAEDYARWGLTLEEAQLVKSVLAEMKPISTETIEWFNCHADKKEWVLKNQGEGGGHCVFGEDISDTLTKLKPEEYDAWALMQRLYPHERDTSTIAIRDGQQTLVKDLVSEIGLFTAHYKGDAVTELGGYAGYLIRSKPASENEGGIHSGQGILDSLVLI from the coding sequence ATGAATACCAACAAAAACCAATTTATATCGCAGCAAGTGATTGAAGATGTATGTGAGTGGGAAATCATGCATGGTGTTGCTTTTCGTCAGGATGATAATACAGCAAGACATGTGCCATTTAGTATCACTCCAATGACGATGGAACGTCCAGTTTATAGTCATTTACTCGCGGTGACGCCATTAATCGCTAAGTTAGTGAGTAACGTGTCAGAAGATCATGAGTTCTTGCAAGAATCCCTTCGTGATATGGCAAAAGCTGACCCTTTCTTCGGGCGTTTAATTGAGTTACACCAGCAAGCCTACGGCGATGTATCTCAAAGTGATGAAGCGGCTCGCCAGTCATTATTATTGATGCGAACTGATTTTATGGACGATCGCCAGCATGGTGCAAAAGTGATTGAGTTTAATGGTATTGCGGCTGGTATGGGACCCTTCGGACAACGCGCGACAGAGCTACATCGCTTTGTCAAAGACCAATGGAATGACGTATACAATACGTGGCTAGAAGATGATTCAGCGGTCCCTGCTGATAATCAAGCTTTGGAGCAACTGGCTCATGGGATTGCAACGGCAACCAATAAAGTAAAAATGCACTTCTCGGCATTAGATGATGCAAACGACCAGCAGAAACCAACGTTTTTGATGATTGTTCAGAAAGGCGAGGATAATGTTTACGATCAGCACCTTCTGGAAGTAGCCCTGCGAAACCTTGGTGTGAGAACGGTAAGACGTACATTCGATCAGTTGAGCACTCAGCTATCGAGTGGTGAGAATAAGCGCCTTATTTTGAATGGTGTAGGGGCAATCGATACGGTTTATCTAAGAGCTGGTTATCAATATTCAGATTACTGGGCTCCGGATCTAAACGAACCTATTTGCTGCCATACGTTAAGCCAAACGCGTTTGTTCATTGAGAAACATTATGTAGCAATGAATGCCACTATCAGCCAGCAACTGGCAACCAGTAAATCAATGCAAATGCTACTGACTATTATGCCTGCAGAAGATTATGCTCGTTGGGGTTTAACACTTGAAGAAGCGCAGTTAGTGAAAAGCGTATTGGCGGAGATGAAGCCTATTTCGACAGAAACCATTGAATGGTTCAACTGCCATGCGGACAAAAAAGAATGGGTGCTTAAAAATCAAGGTGAGGGTGGTGGCCACTGTGTATTTGGTGAAGACATCAGCGACACTCTCACTAAGCTAAAACCAGAAGAGTACGATGCGTGGGCATTGATGCAACGTTTGTATCCGCATGAACGAGACACATCCACAATTGCTATTCGCGATGGTCAGCAAACGTTGGTGAAAGATCTTGTGAGTGAGATAGGTTTATTTACTGCGCACTATAAGGGTGACGCCGTAACAGAGTTGGGTGGTTACGCTGGTTATCTAATTCGTAGTAAGCCTGCAAGTGAGAATGAAGGTGGTATTCATAGTGGTCAAGGTATTCTCGATTCACTTGTTCTCATTTAA